ACGCCCACCGCGCCGAACACCAGCCCCACCTCGGCGGAGGCCTCCGCCAGCGAGTCCGTCTTCCAGCTCGGCTTGAAGAGGTACGTCACCGAGCAGGCGAAGTTGAGCGTGAGCGCCAGCATCGCGTTCCACACCGCGGGCACGTGGGCGTACATGATGCGCTGCACGTCGCCCATCTCCCGGTCCGGCGGCGCCACCGCCAGGCCCCAGTAGTGGCCAACGCCCACCAGCAGGAGCGCGTAGACGGGCAGCGTCACCTTCGCGTACTTGCGGCCCACCGTGAGCAGCAGGAGCAGGACGAGGGGCGGCAGATAGATCGTGAACAGCGACATCAAGTCCATACTCAATCCTCGATCACCCTCGGAAACAGCAGGAAGCCCAGGCCCCAATAGATCAGGTTGAAGCCGCCGAGCAGACCGAACCACGAACCGATCTGATTCATTGGGTCACCTTGAAGCACCAGCATCATCGCCTTGGCCGAGGCCAGCAGGGCCGGAACGATGAGCGGGAACAATAGCAGAGGTAGGAGCACGTCCCTCGCGCGGGCGTTGCTGGCGATGGCCGCATACACGGTCCCCGGGGCGGCAAGCGCCATACACCCGAGCACCAGGGTGGCGAGCAGCTCTCCCACCCCCAGCACCACCTTCACCCCGTAGAGCGCCACCATGGCCGGGACGAGCAGCCCGCCCAGCACCACGAGGAGCAGGGTGTTGCCCAGCGCCTTGGACAGGAAGATGGCGCGCGCGTCCGCCGGGGCCAGTCGCAGGCCGTCCAGGCAGGCGTTCTCGTACTCCACCCGGAACGACTCGCCCAGCGACAGGGTGCTGGCGAAGAGGATGGCCAGCCACAGGTAGCCGCCCGCGTTGCGCTCCAGCAGCTTGGTGTCCGGGCCCAGCGCGAACGAGAACAGCAGCAGCGTGGAGAGCGCGAAGAAGATCAGTGCATTGAGGCGGGCACGCGTGCGCCACTCGATGAGCAGATCCTTTCCCAACAGGACGAGGGACGCGCGCACAAGGCCGATGGGAGCAGGGCGCTTCATGCGGGCACCGCTCGGCCTTCCTGCAGGTGAAGGCGCTCCTCGCACAGGGTAAGCCCCTGTTCGATGAGGTGGGTGGCCAGGATGACGGTGACGCCCGAGGCCTTGAGCTCGCCGATGATGGCCTCCATGGCCTGGATGCCGGCGGGATCCAGCTCGCCAAAGGGCTCATCCAGCAGCGCCAGGGCCGGCTTCTTCATCAACAGCCGCGCGATGGCCAGGCGCTTGCGCATGCCCGCGCTGAAGTGACGGACGGGGCTCTCCGTGCGCCGGGTGAGGCCCACCCGCGTCAGCAGCTCGCCGGCCACCTCCGCCGCGTGAGCCAGCCCCAGCAGGCGAGCGAGCACGGTGAGGTTCTGGTGCGCCGTGAGATCCTCATAGAGGAAGCTGGCGTGGGACAGCAGCGCCACCTCCTGCCGCACCGCGTCACGGTCGCTGACGGCGTTGCGCCCGAGCACTTCCACGCGGCCGGCGGTGGGAGACAGGGCGGTGGCCACCAGCCGCAGCAGGGTGGTCTTCCCCGAGCCGTTGTGGCCGGTGAGGAGCAGGGAGCGGCCCGGGGGGAGCGAGTAGGTGAGGCGCGCCAGGGCCCAGTGACGCCCATAGCGCTTGCTCACGTCGTGCAGGGCAATCGCGGGGGGCGAGGCAGGGGCTTCCATCGAGGGAAGCGTTCGTAACTGGAAATCGCGCCGTTCTCCAGTGAAAGCCGGCTTGATCGGGGCTCGCTCGGCCCCCTTTGGAGGCCCCCGGGGGCAGGTCCTCGCCGCTCCTCAGTCGGACTGCTCCGTTTCCTGCATCGCGTGGGGAGGGTGCTTTCGATCTGGAAAGTTTTTCTACCCCAGGTCCCATTTGTTCCAGGGGCGGCACGGAGCCTTCCCCGCGGGCGGCTCCAATGTGCGGTAGTCGCTACGAATGGGGCTGGCATCGCCCATGCATTACTCCCGGGCAAGGGATTCTCTGCGCATGGGGTAGGTCATGGGTGCGGGTCGGTTGGTGCGGAGGGCAGTGAAGGTCGCGGCGGCGGGAATGCTTCACTACAGCGGACTGAGGAAGGCGATGGCGGCGTACCGCCGGAGCCAGTCCGGTGGGCGGCGCATCCTCATCGTCAGCTACCACAGGGTGGTTGGGGACTTCACAGGCGAGCTGCAGCGGTCCATTCCGGGGCTGCTCATCTCCCAGGAGACATTCCGCAGGCATCTGGAGGAAGCGAACCAGGCGGGCTACGAGTTCGCGTCCATCGGGGACGCGGTGGACGTGATGGCCGGCCGCAAGGTGGCCAAGAGGGATCTGTGCGTCATCACCTTCGATGACGGGTACCGGGACGTGTACCGGTACGCCTACCCGCTGCTCAAGGAGATGGGCATCCCGGCCATCGTCTATCTGCCGACGTCGTTCATCGGCACGGAGCGGCGGTTCAACCACGACCGGTTGTTCCACCTGGTGCGGATCGCGAAGAAGAAGAAGCTGCGGCCCTACTTCTGCGCGCTGCCGCCTCCGGCGATCGAGCTGCTCGAGCCGGTGCTGGCGGAGAAGAAGACGCTGTCCGCGGCGCTGGACGACTTCATCGGGGAGCACTCCGCCAGCGTCCTGCTGGAGGTCATCGAGTCGCTCGAGCAGGAGCTGGGCGGTGGCAAGGGGCTGATGCCGCCGCAGGGCGACATCATGGACTGGGACGAGGTGCGGCGCATGGCTCGAGACGGCTTCGAGTTCGGCGCGCACACGCTGGGGCACACCGTGCTCACGCTGGAGCCTCCCAACGTGGTGGAGCGGGAGATCCTCGAGTCCAAGCTCGCCATCGAGCGCGAGGTGAACATCCAGGTGAAGGACTTCGCCTACTGCAACGGGTGGTACTCGGACGAGATCATCCGCGTGCTGGCGGCCCACGGGTTCCGCTCGGGCGTCACGACGGAGGACGTGCCCAACCGGATCGGCGGAGACCCGTTCACCCTGAAGCGCAAGGTGATGTGGGAGAACTTCAGCATCGGGATGCTCGGGGATTACTCGACGGCGCTCACCGGGTGCCAGCTCGATGACTGCTTCGGCGTGCTGGGCGTGAGCAGCCCCGTGATGGGCCGGCGGCCGCACTTATCCGTCGTGGAGGCCGCCAACCGGCTGCACATCCGCGGCGAGTTCGCCGGGAGGACACCGACGTGAGTTCCAGCCCGGCGCCGGCCTCGCCCAGCTCGTTCCTGGGCAAGGTGGGTCCCCTGGTGTTGGCCCGGCTGTTCACCGCCGGGCTGACGCTGTCCATCCCGCTCGTCCTCGCCCGGGTGCTGAGCCTGGAGGAGTACGGGACGTACTACCAGCTCTTCCTGATCGCCACGACGCTGCACTACGTGCTGCCGTTCGGGGTGGTGCAGAGCCTGTACTACTTCCTGCCGCGCGCGGAGCAGAAGCGGCCCTACCTGGGCCAGACGATGCTCTTCGTGACGGGGGCGGGCGTGGTGGGGGCGGTGCTGGTGGCCGCGCTGCTGGGGCCGGTGGCCGGGCTGTTCTCCAACCCGGCGCTCCTGGAGTTCCGGGTGCCGCTGGCCATCTACACCGCGCTGCTGATCGGCGGCTTCCCGCTGGAGGTGTCGCTCACCAGCCAGGGCCGGACGAAGCACTCGGCGGTGGTGTACCTGGTGTCCGACAGCTTGCGGGCGCTGGCCATGGTGGTGCCGTGCCTGCTGGGCATGTCGCTGCACGGGATGATGGTGGCGGTGGCGGGGCTCGCGGGCCTGCGCTACCTGGCCGCGTGGGTACTGGCGCTCAAGGGCTCCACGGGGCCGGTGCTGAGCGGGCGGCTGTTCCGCGAGCAATTGGTGTACGCGGCGCCCTTCGGGGCGGCCATGGCGCTGTCCATCCCGCAGCAGAACGCGCACTTCTACGTGGTGGCGGGCGCGGTGGCGCCGGCGCTGTACGCGCTCTATCGGGTGGGCTGCTTCCAGCTGCCGGTGGTGGACCTCCTCTATACGCCCACCAGCGAGGTGCTGATGGTGCGCCTGGGCGAGCTGGAGAAGGAGGGGCGGCTCGAGGAGGGCGTGGTGGCCTTCCGCGAGGCGGCCGGGAAGCTGGCCTTCGTGTTCCTGCCGTTCGCGGCGTTCCTCTTCGCCGCGGCGCCCGAGTTCATCTCCGCGCTGTTCGGCGCGAAGTTCCTGCCCGCGGTGTCCATCTTCCGGGTGAGCGTGCTCGGGGTGGTGCTGTCCATCCTGCCGATGGATGGCGTGCTGCGCGCCCGGGGCCACACCCGGGCCATCTTCCTGTCGTACCTCATCAAGGCGGTGGTGACGGTGCCGCTGGTGTGGTGGGGCGTGCAGCGGTTCGGGATGAAGGGCGGCATCGTCTCGTGGGCGGTGGCGGAGCTGGTGGGCAAGGCGACGCTGCTGGCGCGAGTGCCCGCCGCGCTGTCCACTCCCGAGCAGCGGCTGCGCATCCGGGACGTCATCCCCTGGCCGGAGCTGGGCAAGGCGGCCCTGGCGGCCGTGGCGGCGGCGGTGGGCATCTTCGCCCTGCGGGCGGGGACGGTGAGCGCCTGGGTGACGCTGCCCGAGAGCTTCGTCTGGCGGGTGCTGCCCCTGGCGGTGGCGGGGCTGCTGTTCGTCATTGGATATGTCGCGGTGCTGTATGTCACGGG
Above is a genomic segment from Hyalangium gracile containing:
- a CDS encoding heme exporter protein CcmB, which translates into the protein MKRPAPIGLVRASLVLLGKDLLIEWRTRARLNALIFFALSTLLLFSFALGPDTKLLERNAGGYLWLAILFASTLSLGESFRVEYENACLDGLRLAPADARAIFLSKALGNTLLLVVLGGLLVPAMVALYGVKVVLGVGELLATLVLGCMALAAPGTVYAAIASNARARDVLLPLLLFPLIVPALLASAKAMMLVLQGDPMNQIGSWFGLLGGFNLIYWGLGFLLFPRVIED
- the ccmA gene encoding heme ABC exporter ATP-binding protein CcmA, producing the protein MEAPASPPAIALHDVSKRYGRHWALARLTYSLPPGRSLLLTGHNGSGKTTLLRLVATALSPTAGRVEVLGRNAVSDRDAVRQEVALLSHASFLYEDLTAHQNLTVLARLLGLAHAAEVAGELLTRVGLTRRTESPVRHFSAGMRKRLAIARLLMKKPALALLDEPFGELDPAGIQAMEAIIGELKASGVTVILATHLIEQGLTLCEERLHLQEGRAVPA
- a CDS encoding polysaccharide deacetylase family protein gives rise to the protein MAAYRRSQSGGRRILIVSYHRVVGDFTGELQRSIPGLLISQETFRRHLEEANQAGYEFASIGDAVDVMAGRKVAKRDLCVITFDDGYRDVYRYAYPLLKEMGIPAIVYLPTSFIGTERRFNHDRLFHLVRIAKKKKLRPYFCALPPPAIELLEPVLAEKKTLSAALDDFIGEHSASVLLEVIESLEQELGGGKGLMPPQGDIMDWDEVRRMARDGFEFGAHTLGHTVLTLEPPNVVEREILESKLAIEREVNIQVKDFAYCNGWYSDEIIRVLAAHGFRSGVTTEDVPNRIGGDPFTLKRKVMWENFSIGMLGDYSTALTGCQLDDCFGVLGVSSPVMGRRPHLSVVEAANRLHIRGEFAGRTPT
- a CDS encoding lipopolysaccharide biosynthesis protein, which encodes MSSSPAPASPSSFLGKVGPLVLARLFTAGLTLSIPLVLARVLSLEEYGTYYQLFLIATTLHYVLPFGVVQSLYYFLPRAEQKRPYLGQTMLFVTGAGVVGAVLVAALLGPVAGLFSNPALLEFRVPLAIYTALLIGGFPLEVSLTSQGRTKHSAVVYLVSDSLRALAMVVPCLLGMSLHGMMVAVAGLAGLRYLAAWVLALKGSTGPVLSGRLFREQLVYAAPFGAAMALSIPQQNAHFYVVAGAVAPALYALYRVGCFQLPVVDLLYTPTSEVLMVRLGELEKEGRLEEGVVAFREAAGKLAFVFLPFAAFLFAAAPEFISALFGAKFLPAVSIFRVSVLGVVLSILPMDGVLRARGHTRAIFLSYLIKAVVTVPLVWWGVQRFGMKGGIVSWAVAELVGKATLLARVPAALSTPEQRLRIRDVIPWPELGKAALAAVAAAVGIFALRAGTVSAWVTLPESFVWRVLPLAVAGLLFVIGYVAVLYVTGIRPLRVLAGMRSRGAA